A genomic stretch from Neomonachus schauinslandi chromosome 16, ASM220157v2, whole genome shotgun sequence includes:
- the POLR1G gene encoding DNA-directed RNA polymerase I subunit RPA34, protein MAGTPSGGAALFSCPPNFTATSPASESTRFSLEVLRDPETELWLIQAPIDFAPDCLNGRLVPLLGSRIVKGKLAGKRHRYRVLRSSGPQAGEAILLAPSGEAGGGLTCAPAPQGSLRIFDGPQESPSGTLLQPIPASPPPQIPPGLRPRFCAFGGSLPVTGPGSVLALRSPASRKRKKKSHIPEASVPQEAVNGLGALEVDTALGSPGVDVGKKKKKQELKQLEVMEPVAAEPTAEMSEPPGALFLSTTKKKKKKPKGPETVEPEEQTPAPEEKPAEPELTIKREPLEATVFSPTRKRKRQKGTEGREPGEGMPAESPLQLRPREEANPLPSSKKKKKEKGYKVMMEPGTEAIEPEMGPLELPGGVMEPELPHEVEPQAEAALASTKKRRKTEKWQNAAGEPGAEVGEPQVEPEPPGDLEPQPSTKKKKKKERGHKATEPRAEMSDPQGEVLELQLPDEGEPEARADLAPTKKRKKRGQGSGVPETASQDEMPEPPLSLESGEEVAPAGWEKKRKKLQQDPV, encoded by the exons ATGGCGGGGACCCCGTCCGGCG GTGCTGCTCTGTTCTCCTGTCCCCCCAACTTTACCGCGACGTCCCCAGCTTCAGAGTCCACTCGTTTCTCTTTGGAGGTGTTAAGGGATCCAGAAACGGAACTGTGGCTTATCCAGGCTCCTATAGACTTCGCCCCAGACTG CCTCAATGGGCGGCTAGTGCCTCTCTTGGGCTCCCGGATTGTGAAGGGCAAGTTGGCAGGCAAGCGGCACCGCTACCGGGTCCTCAGAAGCAGCGGCCCCCAGGCTGGAGAAGCAATCCTGCTGGCTCCCTCAGGGGAAGCGGGAGGCGGACTCACCTGTGCACCAGCCCCCCAGGGCAGCCTAAGGATCTTTGACGGTCCCCAAGAATCCCCCTCCGGGACCCTGCTGCAGCCCATCCCAGCAAGCCCCCCACCACAGATCCCCCCTGGCCTGAGGCCTCGGTTCTGTGCCTTTGGAGGTAGCCTCCCGGTAACAGGGCCTGGATCAGTCTTGGCACTGAGGTCACCAGCctcaaggaagaggaagaagaagagccaTATACCAGAGGCCTCAGTTCCCCAGGAGGCGGTGAATGGGCTTGGGGCCCTGGAGGTGGACACAGCTTTGGGGTCCCCAGGGGTGGAtgtggggaagaagaaaaaaaaacaggagctAAAACAACTAGAGGTGATGGAGCCCGTAGCAGCAGAACCCACGGCTGAGATGTCGGAGCCCCCGGGGGCACTGTTTCTGTCCACcaccaagaagaagaaaaagaagcccaAAGGGCCAGAAACGGTCGAACCAGAAGAGCAGACACCGGCGCCTGAAGAAAAGCCGGCGGAGCCGGAACTCACAATTAAAAGAGAGCCTCTGGAAGCGACAGTCTTCTCTCCcaccaggaagaggaagaggcagaaggggacagaagggagggagccaggggaaGGGATGCCGGCCGAGTCTCCGCTGCAGCTGCGGCCACGGGAGGAAGCCAACCCGCTGCCATCctccaagaagaagaaaaaagaaaaggggtacAAAGTAATGATGGAGCCAGGGACCGAGGCGATAGAGCCGGAGATGGGCCCTCTGGAGCTCCCAGGGGGGGTGATGGAGCCTGAACTACCACACGAAGTTGAGCCTCAGGCTGAGGCAGCTCTGGCGTCCACcaaaaagaggaggaagacagagaaatggcAAAACGCGGCGGGGGAGccgggggcagaggtgggggagccTCAGGTGGAGCCTGAGCCACCAGGGGACCTTGAGCCGCAGCCATCcaccaagaagaagaagaagaaagaacggGGCCACAAAGCAACGGAGCCAAGGGCCGAGATGAGTGACCCACAGGGGGAGGTGCTGGAGCTGCAGCTGCCAGATGAGGGGGAGCCTGAGGCCAGGGCAGATCTGGCGCCCaccaagaagaggaagaagcggGGCCAGGGGAGTGGGGTGCCAGAGACGGCATCCCAGGACGAGATGCCCGAGCCGCCGCTGAGTCTGGAGTCGGGGGAGGAGGTGGCTCCCGCAGGATGGGAGAAGAAGCGGAAGAAGCTACAGCAGGATCCTGTGTAG